Proteins encoded together in one Musa acuminata AAA Group cultivar baxijiao chromosome BXJ3-6, Cavendish_Baxijiao_AAA, whole genome shotgun sequence window:
- the LOC135641613 gene encoding linoleate 9S-lipoxygenase 6-like, producing the protein MIGNIVGGVVGGVVGGILGGSKGVQVKGTVVLMQKNVLDFNDLAGNVIDGLFELLGQGVTFQLVSATVGDPDNGNRGVVGEAASLQYLGHLPSLAAGESKYSVTFQWQENHGIPGAVIVKNKHATQFFLKTLTLDNFPGKGRIHFVCNSWVYPASKYKYDRVFFANTTYLLADTPEPLKPYRQDELRNLRGQDVTGELKEWDRVYDYAYYNDLGSPDQGANHVRPILGGSAEYPYPRRGKTGRAPTKTDPKTESRLPLLNLNIYVPRDERFGHLKMGDFLTYAIKAISTGLLPTLQAIFDITPNEFDSFEEVLRLYESGLPVPQIPLLDELRQRIPFEMIRELLRTEKGQNFLKLPKPHVIQVDKNAWRTDEEFGREMLAGVDPLIVSRLDNFPPISQLDSNKYGNQHSTITAAHIEHNLEGLTVDEALRSYRLFILDHHDALMPYLGRINSGSNKIYATRTLLFLKEDSTLKPLAIELSLPHPDGEQFGAVSKVYTPAETGVEGSIWQLAKAYVGVNDSGVHQLISHWLNTHAVLEPFVIATNRHLSVVHPISKLLTPHYRDTMNINALARQTLINAGGILETTVFPGKYAMEMSAVIYRNWNFVEQALPTELIKRGVAVQEGDGLRLLIKDYPYAVDGLAIWNAIQTWVTEYCSIYYPSDEAVKADTELQAWWKEVREVGHGDKKDEPWWPTMQTVLELTDSCTIIIWIASALHAAVNFGQYPYAGYLPNRPTISRRLMPEPGTPEYQELEKNPDKVFLRTITNQLQTILGVSLIEILSTHASDEVYLGQRDTPEWTTDEKALAAFQRFGAALRSIEKEIVSRNGDSSLKNRNGAAKVPYYLLFPSGETGITAKGIPNSISI; encoded by the exons ATGATCGGAAACATCGTCGGCGGCGTGGTGGGCGGTGTGGTGGGCGGCATCCTCGGGGGGTCGAAGGGAGTGCAGGTGAAGGGCACGGTGGTGCTGATGCAGAAGAACGTGCTCGACTTCAACGACTTGGCCGGCAACGTCATCGACGGCCTCTTCGAGCTCCTCGGCCAAGGAGTTACCTTCCAGCTCGTGAGCGCCACCGTCGGCGACCCCG ACAATGGGAACCGAGGAGTCGTCGGGGAGGCCGCCTCGTTGCAGTATCTCGGCCATCTGCCCTCCCTTGCAGCCGGTGAAAGCAAATACAGCGTGACGTTCCAGTGGCAGGAGAATCACGGGATTCCTGGCGCCGTCATCGTCAAGAACAAGCACGCTACTCAGTTCTTCCTCAAGACGTTGACGCTGGACAACTTTCCCGGCAAGGGCCGGATCCACTTCGTCTGCAACTCCTGGGTCTACCCTGCAAGCAAGTACAAATATGACCGTGTCTTCTTCGCCAACACC ACGTACCTCCTAGCAGACACACCGGAGCCGCTGAAACCATACAGACAAGATGAGCTGCGAAACTTGAGGGGGCAAGACGTCACCGGGGAGCTGAAAGAATGGGACCGTGTATACGACTATGCGTACTACAACGATCTCGGAAGTCCCGATCAGGGCGCGAACCACGTCCGGCCGATCCTCGGAGGGTCGGCTGAGTACCCTTACCCTCGTCGTGGGAAGACCGGCCGCGCACCGACGAAGACCG ATCCCAAGACCGAGAGCAGACTGCCACTGCTGAACTTGAACATCTATGTGCCCCGAGATGAGCGATTCGGGCACCTTAAAATGGGTGACTTCCTCACCTACGCAATCAAAGCCATCTCCACCGGGCTGCTCCCAACGCTGCAAGCCATATTCGATATAACCCCGAACGAGTTCGACTCGTTCGAGGAAGTACTGAGACTCTATGAGAGCGGCCTTCCGGTGCCTCAGATTCCTCTGCTGGACGAGCTGAGACAGAGGATCCCTTTCGAGATGATAAGAGAACTGCTACGCACTGAGAAGGGCCAgaacttcctcaagctcccaaagcCCCATGTGATTCAAG TCGATAAGAATGCTTGGCGAACGGACGAAGAGTTTGGCCGCGAAATGCTTGCCGGCGTGGACCCTCTCATCGTCAGCCGCCTTGACAATTTCCCTCCCATCAGCCAGCTCGATTCTAACAAGTATGGCAACCAACACAGCACGATCACAGCAGCCCACATCGAGCACAACCTTGAAGGCCTGACTGTTGACGAG GCACTGAGGAGCTACAGGCTCTTCATCTTGGACCATCATGATGCTTTGATGCCATATCTTGGTCGCATAAACTCCGGTTCGAATAAGATATACGCCACGAGGACTCTGCTATTCCTGAAGGAGGATTCTACTCTGAAGCCACTGGCCATCGAACTCAGCTTACCACACCCTGATGGAGAACAATTTGGCGCCGTCAGCAAAGTGTACACACCGGCTGAAACCGGCGTCGAGGGTTCCATCTGGCAGTTGGCGAAGGCCTACGTCGGCGTCAACGACTCCGGCGTCCACCAGCTCATCAGCCACTG GCTCAATACGCACGCGGTTCTGGAGCCGTTCGTGATCGCCACGAATCGACACCTGAGCGTCGTCCACCCGATCAGCAAGCTTCTGACGCCGCACTATCGCGACACGATGAACATCAACGCGTTGGCTCGCCAGACGCTCATCAATGCCGGCGGGATCCTGGAGACGACCGTCTTCCCAGGGAAGTACGCCATGGAGATGTCTGCCGTCATCTACAGAAACTGGAACTTCGTCGAGCAAGCTCTCCCTACCGAGCTGATAAAGAG AGGAGTTGCGGTGCAGGAGggcgacgggcttcgactactgaTCAAGGACTACCCCTACGCGGTGGATGGGCTAGCAATATGGAACGCGATCCAGACATGGGTGACCGAGTACTGCTCGATCTACTACCCGAGCGACGAGGCCGTGAAGGCCGACACCGAGCTGCAGGCCTGGTGGAAGGAGGTCCGCGAGGTGGGGCACGGCGATAAGAAGGACGAGCCGTGGTGGCCCACGATGCAGACGGTATTGGAGTTGACCGATTCATGCACCATCATCATCTGGATCGCCTCGGCGCTCCACGCCGCCGTCAACTTCGGACAGTACCCCTACGCCGGGTACCTCCCGAACCGGCCCACCATAAGCCGTCGCTTGATGCCGGAGCCGGGCACGCCGGAGTACCAAGAACTGGAGAAGAACCCGGACAAGGTCTTCCTGCGGACCATCACCAACCAGCTGCAGACCATTCTGGGGGTGTCGCTGATAGAGATCCTGTCGACCCACGCGTCGGACGAGGTATACCTCGGCCAGCGAGACACGCCGGAGTGGACCACCGACGAGAAAGCGCTCGCGGCGTTCCAGCGCTTCGGGGCGGCGCTGAGGTCGATCGAGAAGGAGATCGTGAGCAGGAACGGCGACTCGTCCTTGAAGAACCGAAATGGCGCCGCCAAGGTGCCGTACTACTTGCTCTTCCCCAGCGGCGAGACTGGGATCACCGCGAAGGGAATCCCCAACAGCATATCCATTTAG